The genome window TGGGGCGCTCCCGGAGGACTCGCTGTCGATCCATGCGCGCAGTCACCTGGGCTTCGAGCTGCTCGTCGGCCAGGGGCGGAATGCTCTCCCCGAACACCGCCCGCACGTACGGCTCCGACTGCAACAACCCCGGCACCAACCGGCACTCGTACGTACTCAGACTGACCGCCTGGCCCTCCAGCCGCGCCCACTTCCTGAACCACGACGCCAACCCCGGCTGTCGCGACAGGTGCTTCGCCGCCCTCAGCAACGCCCCCGTGTTGCCCAACACCCGGTCCGCGCGCTCCACGAACACCTCGTCCGCCATGCGCCTGCCCAGCTCGATCGAGGCGACCGTGTGCACACTGAACGCCACCAGCGGCGCGAACTGCTCCCTCGTGTACCCGTGATGCTCCCGCAGCGCCTGTACGAACGCCCCGAACGTCTTCAGACTGTCGGACGGGTCCGGTTCCCAGTCCACGCTCATGCCCGGCCACCTCCAGATGAGTCGGATCTCCCCACCATCAACTCACCCAGAGTCACGAACGGTTACGCGTACTGTCCATCGAACACACGTGTACGGCCCAGGGCCGTACACGTGCCGCGCCGGGGGCTCAGGTACGACGCCAGGGCCCCGTCACCGCGAACGTCGTTCCCGGGGTGTAGCAGTTGACGTACATCGTGTCGCCGTCCGGGGAGAAGGTGACGCCGGCGAACTCGCCCCATTCGGGTGTGTCGGGGGTGCCGCCCGCCGCGGCGGCGGCCGATGTGATCGCCTGGGCGTTGCGGGCCATCGCGTAGACGTGGCCCCGGCGGGAGACGCCGTAGACGTGTTGGGTGCCGTTGCCGTCCTCGCAGACCATCAGGCCGCCGGAGGGGGCGAGGCAGATGTTGTCGGGGGATTCGCCGGGGAGTTGGAGGTCGGTGTCGGGGCCGAAGGCGATGACCAGGGTGAGGGTGCGGTGGTCGGGGTCGTAGCGCCAGATCTGGCCGTAGTGGTCGGCGGCCGAGCCGTCCGCGCTGCGGGCGAAGGAGGAGACGAAGTAGACGCATCGGCCGCCCCAGTAGCAGCCTTCGAGTTTCTGCGCGTGGGTGATGCCGCCGGGGCCGAAGTCCTGGTGGCGGATGGGGGTTTGGGCGGCGAGGGGGTCGGGGACGTCGATCCACTCGATGCCGTCGAAGCGGGTTCCCGGTTCCTGCACGGGGGACAGGTCGGGGACGCCCGGGACGCGCATCGCCTGGAGGCGGCCTCCGGCACGCAGTGAACCGAGGCCGCCCTTGGGCCTGTTGGGGAGGAAGCGGTAGAAGAGGCCGAAGGGCTTCTCGAAGGCGTCCTCCGTCTCGTAGACGACTCCCCGGTTCGGGTCCACCGCGATCGCCTCGTGCTGGAAGCGGCCCATCGCGGTGAGGGGGACGGCTCCCGAGCGGTGGGGATCGGCGGCGTCGACCTCGAAGATGAAACCGTGGTCCTTGGTGTAGCCGTTGGTGCCGGCCCGGTCCTCGGTCTCCTCGCAGGTCAGCCAGGTGCCCCAAGGGGTGGGCCCGCCCGCGCAGTTGACGGCGGTCCCGGCGATGGCCACGCGCTCCGAGAGGACCTTGCCCCGGGCGTCGAGCGTCAGGGACGTACAACCGCCCTTGCCCATCGGGTCGTAGGTCAGTCCCTCGATCGTGGGGACCGGGATACGGGCGTTGTGGCGGTTCTCGTGGTTG of Streptomyces phaeolivaceus contains these proteins:
- a CDS encoding alkaline phosphatase PhoX, which encodes MTRRQALARSGAGVAGIAFTGALSELFAGTSSAQSPLGHSAGYGPLLPDPNGLLDLPKGFRYRVLSREGDPLRSGEGPVPSNHDGMSAFPGRHGRVHLVRNHENRHNARIPVPTIEGLTYDPMGKGGCTSLTLDARGKVLSERVAIAGTAVNCAGGPTPWGTWLTCEETEDRAGTNGYTKDHGFIFEVDAADPHRSGAVPLTAMGRFQHEAIAVDPNRGVVYETEDAFEKPFGLFYRFLPNRPKGGLGSLRAGGRLQAMRVPGVPDLSPVQEPGTRFDGIEWIDVPDPLAAQTPIRHQDFGPGGITHAQKLEGCYWGGRCVYFVSSFARSADGSAADHYGQIWRYDPDHRTLTLVIAFGPDTDLQLPGESPDNICLAPSGGLMVCEDGNGTQHVYGVSRRGHVYAMARNAQAITSAAAAAGGTPDTPEWGEFAGVTFSPDGDTMYVNCYTPGTTFAVTGPWRRT
- a CDS encoding helix-turn-helix domain-containing protein, whose translation is MSVDWEPDPSDSLKTFGAFVQALREHHGYTREQFAPLVAFSVHTVASIELGRRMADEVFVERADRVLGNTGALLRAAKHLSRQPGLASWFRKWARLEGQAVSLSTYECRLVPGLLQSEPYVRAVFGESIPPLADEQLEAQVTARMDRQRVLRERPNTSFSFIIEEAVIRRELGGPDVTRAMLDHVLELMRLRNVVVQIMPLSSRHHACLDGPVQLVELPDGRRLAYSEGQQSGRLISDGKEARLLNQRYATLRSQALSPADSEDLLERLRGA